In Dethiosulfovibrio faecalis, one genomic interval encodes:
- a CDS encoding type Z 30S ribosomal protein S14 has translation MARKAMEHKATLTPKFKVRQHNRCPICGRVHGYMRKFNMCRCCFRKLAREGKIPGIVKSSW, from the coding sequence ATGGCCAGAAAAGCCATGGAGCACAAGGCGACTTTGACGCCCAAGTTCAAGGTACGTCAGCATAACAGGTGCCCTATCTGCGGCCGTGTTCACGGATATATGCGGAAGTTCAACATGTGCCGCTGCTGCTTCCGCAAGCTGGCGAGGGAAGGCAAGATTCCCGGCATCGTCAAGTCCAGCTGGTAG
- a CDS encoding energy-coupling factor transporter ATPase — protein MDELSIVSLDNVGYSYVEEGNPALREISLEVRRGEWLALLGGNGSGKSTLAKHLNALLAPMQGACFISGMDSGDERNLWEIRKTISMVFQNPENQIVSTVVEDDTAFGPENLGLHPDEIENRVKKALGIAGLSDKAKSASYTLSGGQKQRLAIAGAIAMEPPCIVLDEPTAMLDPQGRGEVMALLEDLHGHGITIIHITHRLEEIRKATRAVVLQAGRLIWDGLPEDLFKEPELTSWGLELPPIVSFWRRLRERGLCKDDVIPTVEGLVNRLCR, from the coding sequence ATGGACGAACTCTCCATTGTCTCACTCGATAACGTAGGCTACTCCTACGTCGAGGAAGGCAATCCCGCCCTCAGGGAAATATCCCTGGAGGTGCGACGGGGCGAGTGGCTTGCTCTTTTGGGCGGCAACGGCTCCGGCAAGTCCACGCTGGCAAAACACCTTAACGCCCTGCTCGCTCCGATGCAGGGCGCTTGTTTTATATCCGGAATGGACAGCGGAGACGAAAGGAACCTCTGGGAGATAAGAAAGACCATCTCGATGGTATTTCAAAACCCGGAAAATCAAATCGTCTCCACGGTGGTGGAGGACGACACCGCCTTCGGACCGGAAAACCTGGGCCTCCATCCCGACGAGATCGAGAACAGAGTCAAAAAGGCTCTCGGTATCGCGGGATTGAGCGATAAAGCTAAATCTGCATCCTACACCCTATCGGGAGGCCAGAAGCAACGTCTGGCTATCGCAGGCGCCATCGCCATGGAACCTCCCTGTATAGTCCTGGACGAACCTACCGCTATGCTCGATCCTCAGGGACGAGGCGAGGTAATGGCCCTTCTGGAGGATCTTCACGGTCACGGAATAACTATAATCCACATAACCCACAGGCTTGAGGAGATACGAAAAGCGACCAGAGCGGTCGTTTTGCAGGCAGGTCGGTTGATCTGGGACGGACTTCCCGAGGACCTGTTCAAAGAGCCTGAACTGACTTCGTGGGGACTGGAGCTTCCTCCTATAGTCTCTTTCTGGCGTCGTCTCAGGGAACGGGGTCTATGTAAGGACGACGTCATTCCCACCGTCGAAGGGTTGGTGAACCGACTATGTCGATAG
- the rpsE gene encoding 30S ribosomal protein S5 produces MNGRQSNSDMLERVVAINRVSKVVKGGKRFRFSVLVVVGDGESKVGVGMGKAREISEAVRKGIEAAKKDLRVVKKVGKTLPHPIIGKFGSAEVLLKPAAPGTGVIAGGVVRAIMELGGVKDVLTKIVGRTNNPINVARATLSAVGALRTPDEILALRGKKRTQETA; encoded by the coding sequence ATGAACGGTAGACAGTCAAACTCCGATATGCTGGAGCGCGTCGTCGCGATCAACCGGGTCAGCAAGGTCGTCAAGGGCGGAAAACGCTTCCGTTTCAGCGTCCTGGTTGTCGTCGGAGACGGTGAAAGCAAAGTAGGCGTAGGCATGGGCAAGGCCCGTGAGATCTCCGAGGCCGTACGAAAGGGCATAGAGGCCGCCAAGAAGGATCTCAGGGTGGTCAAGAAGGTCGGAAAAACCCTTCCCCATCCCATAATCGGTAAGTTCGGATCCGCCGAAGTCCTTCTCAAGCCGGCGGCCCCCGGTACGGGAGTCATCGCTGGCGGTGTCGTCCGAGCCATTATGGAGCTCGGTGGGGTCAAAGACGTTCTCACCAAGATCGTCGGACGTACCAACAACCCCATCAACGTGGCTCGTGCTACCTTGTCCGCGGTAGGTGCCCTTAGAACACCGGACGAGATCCTGGCGCTTCGCGGCAAGAAGCGCACCCAGGAAACCGCTTAG
- the rpsK gene encoding 30S ribosomal protein S11 has protein sequence MAKRTQRRGKRKEKKNISYGVAHVFSTFNNTIVSITDKGGAVISWASGGNVGFKGTRKSTPFAAQIASQQAAKAAQDHGLKEVDVIVKGPGPGRESAIRALQGAGLQVNSIRDDTPIPHNGCRPPKRRRV, from the coding sequence GTGGCCAAGCGTACTCAGCGTAGAGGCAAGAGAAAAGAGAAAAAGAATATATCCTACGGAGTTGCTCACGTATTTTCCACTTTCAACAACACCATCGTGAGTATAACCGACAAGGGAGGAGCCGTTATTTCATGGGCTTCCGGCGGTAACGTAGGATTCAAGGGAACCAGAAAGTCCACTCCCTTTGCGGCTCAGATCGCCTCGCAGCAGGCGGCCAAAGCCGCACAGGATCACGGACTTAAAGAGGTAGACGTCATAGTCAAGGGCCCCGGTCCTGGCCGAGAGTCCGCCATAAGAGCCCTCCAGGGTGCGGGACTTCAGGTCAACAGCATCAGAGACGACACACCGATCCCCCACAACGGATGCCGTCCTCCCAAGAGACGTCGCGTATAG
- the secY gene encoding preprotein translocase subunit SecY: MLDSFRDAFRLPDLKRRILFTMGMLFVFRLGAHIPTPGIDSAAMAHLFEGGGVLGFLDMFAGGALRRFSIFALGVAPYINASIVMQLLVVVFPALEKMQKEGPEGQKKIIQITRLSTLGFAAIQAVGMVFWLQRVGVFSGGALGMVTAILTIIAGAIAVMWLGEEISDHGIGNGISLLIFAGIVARIPEATIRTWNMLHLGELHALIVLLALMVIIVVVAGCIVLQEGQRRLPVQYAKKVVGNKVYGGQSTFIPLKVNQGGVMPIIFASSILIFPYTVLKFFSGDMAVKLQNMLAPGSWLYSVLYVALILFFAYFYTAMVFNPSDVANNMKKYGGFILGIRPGKPTSDYIEKVMSRITLGGALFLAVIALIPTVMTNLMGITSFYFGGTAVLIVVGVALDLVHQVEGQLLMRHYEGILKRRNGAGAGILRF, from the coding sequence GTGCTGGATTCCTTCCGAGATGCATTCAGGCTTCCGGATCTTAAAAGGCGGATCCTCTTCACCATGGGGATGCTTTTCGTGTTCCGTCTCGGAGCTCACATTCCCACTCCTGGGATTGACTCCGCCGCCATGGCACACCTCTTCGAGGGAGGCGGCGTGCTCGGGTTTCTGGATATGTTCGCCGGAGGCGCGTTGAGACGATTCAGCATATTTGCTCTCGGTGTCGCGCCTTACATCAACGCCAGCATCGTCATGCAGCTTTTGGTGGTCGTGTTCCCGGCTCTTGAAAAAATGCAGAAGGAAGGACCGGAAGGACAGAAGAAAATCATTCAGATCACTAGGCTTAGCACCCTTGGTTTTGCCGCCATCCAGGCTGTAGGAATGGTCTTCTGGCTTCAGAGGGTCGGGGTGTTTTCCGGTGGCGCACTTGGCATGGTGACAGCTATTTTGACCATAATCGCAGGAGCCATAGCGGTTATGTGGTTGGGTGAGGAAATATCCGATCACGGAATAGGAAACGGAATCTCTCTGTTGATATTCGCCGGAATAGTGGCCAGAATACCTGAAGCCACCATAAGGACCTGGAACATGCTCCATCTCGGAGAGCTCCACGCCCTGATCGTTCTTTTGGCTCTGATGGTCATTATAGTGGTGGTGGCCGGTTGCATCGTCTTACAGGAAGGTCAGAGACGTCTTCCGGTTCAGTATGCCAAGAAAGTCGTCGGCAACAAAGTCTACGGAGGTCAGAGCACCTTCATTCCGTTGAAGGTCAACCAGGGAGGGGTCATGCCGATAATATTCGCCTCCTCCATATTGATCTTCCCCTACACGGTGCTTAAGTTTTTCTCCGGGGACATGGCGGTCAAGTTGCAGAATATGCTGGCTCCCGGTAGCTGGCTCTATTCGGTGCTCTACGTCGCCTTGATACTGTTCTTCGCCTACTTCTACACCGCTATGGTCTTCAACCCCAGCGACGTGGCGAACAACATGAAGAAATACGGCGGCTTCATCCTCGGCATACGTCCTGGAAAGCCCACCTCGGACTACATCGAAAAGGTAATGTCCAGGATCACCCTGGGCGGTGCTCTTTTCCTCGCCGTCATAGCCCTGATTCCTACGGTGATGACCAATCTTATGGGGATAACCAGCTTCTACTTCGGTGGAACCGCAGTCCTCATAGTGGTCGGAGTCGCCCTGGATCTCGTACATCAGGTCGAAGGTCAGTTGCTGATGAGACATTACGAGGGCATCCTGAAACGCCGTAACGGCGCCGGTGCCGGTATCCTGAGGTTCTAG
- the rplX gene encoding 50S ribosomal protein L24, translated as MNRLKKGDRVRVISGKDKGKEGKVLKVLKKKDKDMVVVEGVNMASKHAKPSQKSPQGGIVKQENPIYACKVMLVCPTTGKPTRVGHAFLEDGRKVRVAKVSGEIVDQI; from the coding sequence ATGAACAGATTAAAAAAAGGCGATCGCGTCCGTGTGATCTCCGGTAAGGACAAGGGTAAAGAGGGCAAGGTCCTCAAGGTCCTCAAAAAGAAGGACAAGGATATGGTAGTGGTCGAGGGTGTCAACATGGCCTCCAAGCACGCCAAGCCCTCTCAGAAGAGCCCTCAAGGCGGCATCGTCAAGCAGGAGAACCCCATATACGCCTGCAAGGTCATGCTGGTCTGCCCGACCACCGGGAAACCCACCAGGGTCGGACATGCCTTCCTTGAGGACGGTCGCAAGGTCAGAGTCGCCAAGGTTAGCGGCGAGATCGTGGACCAGATCTAG
- the rplF gene encoding 50S ribosomal protein L6 yields the protein MSRIGLKPVTLPSGTTVSVANDKIVVKGAKGELSMPTIQDISVEISDGIVKVARANELKKTKSAHGMVRAMIQNMVIGVTDGYEIKLEIVGVGYRAQMQGSNLQLSLGFSHPVIHEAPKGIEFATDGPTKISVKGIDKQLVGQTAAIIRGYRPPEPYKGKGIRYEGEHIIRKAGKAGAK from the coding sequence ATGTCTAGAATCGGACTTAAACCCGTAACCCTTCCAAGCGGGACCACGGTCTCCGTAGCGAACGACAAGATCGTCGTCAAGGGGGCTAAGGGAGAGCTTTCCATGCCCACGATCCAGGATATCTCCGTCGAGATCTCCGATGGTATCGTCAAGGTAGCCAGGGCTAACGAACTCAAGAAGACCAAGTCGGCCCACGGGATGGTCCGTGCCATGATTCAGAACATGGTGATCGGAGTAACCGATGGCTACGAGATAAAGCTCGAGATCGTCGGAGTGGGGTACAGGGCTCAGATGCAGGGAAGCAACCTTCAGTTGAGCCTTGGATTTTCCCATCCGGTGATCCACGAGGCGCCAAAGGGCATAGAGTTCGCCACGGACGGTCCTACAAAGATAAGCGTCAAGGGAATCGACAAGCAGTTAGTCGGTCAGACCGCCGCTATCATCAGAGGATACCGTCCGCCCGAGCCCTACAAGGGCAAGGGCATCCGTTACGAGGGCGAGCACATAATTCGTAAGGCCGGCAAAGCCGGAGCCAAGTAG
- the rplO gene encoding 50S ribosomal protein L15, which produces MNLNDLHPAPGTKRKPKRVGCGAGCGSGKTSGRGHKGQKSRSGGGVRPGFEGGQMPLVRRTPKRGFNNARFGTSYQVVNLDLLESRFESGSVITAAELAAKRLISDEKGLVKVLAKGDISKALTVKVNAFSAEAIKKIEAAGGKAEVI; this is translated from the coding sequence GTGAATCTCAACGATCTCCATCCCGCACCGGGAACGAAGAGAAAACCCAAAAGGGTCGGATGCGGCGCAGGATGCGGTAGCGGAAAGACCTCCGGTCGGGGACATAAGGGACAGAAGTCCAGAAGCGGAGGCGGAGTTCGCCCCGGTTTCGAAGGCGGACAGATGCCTTTGGTTCGCAGAACCCCCAAGAGGGGATTCAACAACGCTCGTTTCGGGACCTCCTACCAGGTTGTCAACCTGGATCTTCTCGAGTCCCGTTTCGAATCAGGTTCGGTCATCACCGCCGCCGAACTGGCCGCCAAGCGGCTTATAAGCGACGAAAAGGGCCTGGTGAAAGTCTTGGCGAAGGGGGACATTTCCAAGGCCTTGACCGTCAAGGTCAACGCTTTCAGCGCCGAGGCCATCAAGAAAATAGAGGCGGCCGGCGGGAAAGCCGAGGTGATCTGA
- the rpsH gene encoding 30S ribosomal protein S8, whose amino-acid sequence MYVNDPIADMLTRIRNANMVYHDSLDIPISKTKLSIAKILKGEGYIKNYKVINDPKKPYGILRVFLSYGPNRERVIQGLRRISKPGRRMYVGKDKLPKVMGGLGIAIISTSSGLKTDAEARTSGSGGEVVCYIW is encoded by the coding sequence ATGTACGTTAACGATCCTATAGCGGATATGCTCACTCGGATCAGAAATGCCAACATGGTGTATCATGATTCGCTGGACATTCCCATCAGCAAGACGAAGCTCTCCATAGCCAAGATACTCAAGGGCGAGGGCTATATCAAGAACTACAAGGTTATCAACGATCCTAAGAAACCCTACGGGATTCTGAGGGTGTTCCTCAGCTACGGTCCCAACAGGGAGAGGGTCATACAGGGACTGCGTCGCATAAGCAAGCCCGGACGCAGAATGTATGTAGGCAAGGACAAGCTGCCCAAGGTAATGGGCGGCCTCGGCATCGCCATCATCTCCACCTCCAGCGGTCTGAAGACTGACGCTGAAGCCAGAACCTCTGGCAGTGGTGGAGAGGTCGTCTGCTACATCTGGTAA
- the rplE gene encoding 50S ribosomal protein L5 has translation MKPRMLEKYQGEAAPALHKEFGYSNPMEIPRLVKIVINIGVGEGKQDAKYVNAAMSELATIAGQRPMMKRAKKSIAGFKLREGVPVGCSVTLRGSRMWEFLDRLVSVVLPRIKDFRGISGKAFDGRGNYNLGLKEQIIFPEIDYDKIMVSKGMNITFVSTANTDEEGLALLSKLGMPFAR, from the coding sequence ATGAAACCTCGTATGCTCGAGAAATATCAGGGCGAGGCTGCTCCGGCCCTTCATAAGGAGTTCGGCTATAGCAACCCAATGGAGATCCCTCGTCTCGTCAAGATAGTGATCAACATCGGAGTCGGTGAAGGCAAGCAGGATGCCAAGTACGTCAACGCAGCCATGTCCGAGCTGGCTACCATAGCGGGACAGCGCCCCATGATGAAGAGGGCCAAGAAGTCCATCGCCGGTTTCAAGCTCAGAGAGGGAGTTCCCGTCGGTTGTTCCGTGACCCTTAGGGGCAGTCGTATGTGGGAGTTCCTGGATAGGCTGGTCAGCGTCGTTCTCCCTCGTATCAAGGACTTCCGGGGCATATCCGGAAAGGCCTTCGACGGAAGGGGCAACTATAACCTCGGTCTCAAGGAACAGATAATCTTTCCAGAGATCGACTACGACAAGATCATGGTATCCAAAGGGATGAACATCACGTTCGTCTCGACCGCGAATACCGATGAAGAGGGACTGGCCCTGCTTTCCAAGCTGGGCATGCCCTTCGCAAGGTAG
- the rpmD gene encoding 50S ribosomal protein L30 produces the protein MAKLIITWKRSTIGRPPKQERTVKALGLKKLNSTVIHEDTPQIRGMVAKVAHLVECSTVEE, from the coding sequence ATGGCTAAACTTATCATCACCTGGAAGAGAAGCACCATAGGTCGTCCTCCCAAGCAGGAGAGGACCGTCAAGGCTTTGGGCCTCAAGAAGCTAAACTCTACGGTGATCCACGAGGATACCCCTCAGATCAGGGGCATGGTGGCCAAAGTAGCTCACCTCGTCGAATGTTCGACCGTAGAGGAATAG
- the rplQ gene encoding 50S ribosomal protein L17 yields MRHRVDRRKLGRHGSHRRAMLANMVASLIIEERIETTVAKAKEVRRVAEKIITRARGGSLHDRRIVISKMNHKVAVNKLFDDVAKRYSERPGGYTRIVRTGYRNGDAAPMAVISLV; encoded by the coding sequence ATGAGACATCGAGTCGATAGAAGAAAACTCGGTCGCCACGGCAGCCATCGTAGGGCCATGTTGGCCAACATGGTAGCCAGCCTTATCATCGAGGAAAGAATCGAGACCACGGTGGCAAAGGCCAAAGAGGTGCGCCGAGTGGCGGAAAAGATCATCACGAGAGCCAGGGGAGGATCCCTTCACGATAGAAGGATCGTAATCTCCAAGATGAACCACAAGGTCGCTGTCAACAAGCTTTTCGACGACGTAGCCAAACGCTATTCCGAGCGTCCCGGCGGTTACACCCGTATCGTCCGTACGGGGTATCGTAACGGCGACGCCGCTCCTATGGCGGTAATTTCCCTGGTCTAG
- the rpsM gene encoding 30S ribosomal protein S13, whose amino-acid sequence MARIAGVDLPREKRVEIGLTYIFGIGLTTSKKILATTGVNPDTRVKDLTEEETQKLRSEIQNGYTVEGDLRREVTMNIKRLMDIGCYRGIRHRQGLPLRGQRTKTNARTRKGPKRTVAGKKK is encoded by the coding sequence ATGGCCCGTATTGCAGGAGTCGATCTGCCCCGCGAGAAGAGGGTTGAAATAGGTCTAACCTATATATTCGGAATAGGTCTGACCACGTCGAAGAAGATCTTGGCCACTACCGGTGTAAATCCCGATACCAGGGTTAAGGATCTGACCGAAGAGGAGACCCAGAAGCTTCGGTCAGAGATCCAGAACGGCTACACCGTTGAGGGTGATCTTCGTCGAGAGGTGACCATGAACATAAAGAGGCTCATGGACATCGGTTGCTATCGGGGTATCCGTCACAGACAGGGTCTTCCCCTTCGAGGCCAGCGGACCAAGACCAATGCCAGAACCAGAAAAGGTCCGAAACGAACCGTTGCCGGCAAGAAGAAATAG
- the map gene encoding type I methionyl aminopeptidase, with product MISIKKTREIEKMRRAGRIVADVIMLLKELIRPGITTADIDRAAEDYIREAGAYPSEKGYKVPGIPEPYPASVCTSINDEVVHGIPSEDRYLENGDIVSVDIMACYDGYHGDACYTYPVGDISEARKSLLRITKKSLDLALEAARAGNTLGDIGNAVESLVIPSGYGLVREYSGHGIGKRPHEAPMVPNYGRPGRGITLKAGMTLAIEPMVMAGREELVQGSDGWLVSTADGSDAAHFERTVLITEGTPEILTPWED from the coding sequence ATGATCTCGATCAAAAAGACCCGTGAGATAGAAAAGATGCGCCGGGCCGGTCGTATAGTGGCCGATGTGATCATGCTCCTCAAAGAGCTGATCCGGCCCGGCATAACGACCGCCGATATAGATAGAGCGGCGGAGGATTATATCCGGGAAGCCGGAGCCTATCCCTCTGAAAAGGGGTACAAGGTTCCGGGAATACCGGAACCTTACCCTGCATCAGTATGTACCTCGATAAACGACGAGGTGGTGCACGGGATCCCGAGCGAGGATCGGTACCTTGAAAACGGTGACATCGTCAGCGTCGATATAATGGCCTGCTACGACGGTTATCACGGAGATGCCTGTTACACCTATCCGGTGGGAGATATCTCCGAGGCTCGCAAAAGCCTTCTTAGGATAACCAAGAAGAGTCTGGATCTTGCCTTAGAGGCAGCCAGGGCAGGAAATACCCTGGGCGATATCGGGAACGCCGTTGAATCTCTGGTCATACCCTCGGGCTACGGTCTGGTAAGGGAATACTCGGGACACGGCATAGGAAAGAGGCCTCATGAGGCTCCTATGGTCCCCAACTACGGACGACCGGGACGGGGAATAACCCTGAAAGCCGGCATGACCTTGGCTATAGAGCCCATGGTTATGGCCGGACGAGAGGAACTTGTCCAAGGTTCGGATGGTTGGCTTGTCTCCACCGCCGACGGATCCGATGCGGCCCATTTTGAGAGAACAGTCCTCATAACCGAGGGAACCCCCGAGATCCTCACTCCCTGGGAAGACTAA
- the rpmJ gene encoding 50S ribosomal protein L36, with protein MKVRSSVKPICEYCRVIKRRGVVRVICSRNPRHKQRQGARR; from the coding sequence ATGAAAGTCAGATCTTCGGTAAAACCGATATGTGAATATTGTCGTGTGATAAAGCGGAGAGGCGTGGTCAGAGTCATCTGCAGCCGTAACCCGCGTCATAAGCAGCGTCAGGGAGCGAGGAGGTAA
- the infA gene encoding translation initiation factor IF-1 has translation MANKDDVIQVRGVVVEPLPNAMFKVKLENDHKILAHVSGKMRMHFIRILPGDKVLVELSPYDLTRGRIIYRYK, from the coding sequence ATGGCCAACAAAGACGATGTTATCCAAGTACGCGGAGTAGTCGTAGAGCCTCTACCTAACGCTATGTTCAAGGTTAAGCTTGAGAACGACCACAAGATACTGGCCCACGTGTCCGGTAAAATGAGAATGCATTTCATAAGGATATTGCCAGGAGACAAGGTTTTGGTGGAGCTTTCGCCCTACGACTTGACAAGAGGACGAATCATCTATAGATATAAGTAG
- a CDS encoding adenylate kinase: protein MRIILLGPPGAGKGTQAERITERHAVAHISTGDILRANVKAETELGCKAKGYMDAGKLVPDQIIVEMMEERLKESDCSEGFLLDGFPRTVAQAEALDAMLKKLGLILDGVVLLDVDDETVVKRLSGRRMCKGCGKIFNVTFKPSAKGDLCDQCGGELYQRDDDREEVIRNRLAVYHDQTAPLVSYYEDRGQLHRIDAVDGDDVPDKIDSIVGRV from the coding sequence ATGAGAATCATTCTCCTCGGACCTCCCGGAGCAGGTAAAGGAACCCAGGCGGAAAGGATAACGGAGCGCCATGCGGTGGCTCACATATCGACCGGCGACATACTCAGGGCCAACGTCAAAGCCGAGACCGAGCTGGGATGTAAAGCCAAGGGCTACATGGACGCGGGAAAACTCGTCCCCGACCAGATCATAGTCGAGATGATGGAGGAGCGTCTTAAGGAAAGCGATTGTTCCGAGGGGTTCCTTCTCGACGGATTTCCCCGGACGGTGGCTCAGGCGGAGGCTCTGGATGCCATGCTGAAAAAGCTTGGACTCATCCTGGACGGGGTGGTGCTTCTGGACGTCGACGACGAGACCGTCGTCAAACGTCTCTCCGGACGCAGAATGTGCAAGGGCTGCGGAAAGATCTTCAACGTCACCTTCAAGCCTTCCGCAAAAGGAGACCTCTGCGATCAATGTGGAGGAGAGCTCTACCAGAGGGACGACGACCGCGAGGAAGTTATTCGAAACAGGTTGGCTGTCTATCACGATCAAACGGCTCCCCTAGTCTCCTACTACGAGGATAGAGGGCAGCTTCATAGGATAGACGCGGTGGACGGCGACGACGTCCCCGATAAGATCGATTCCATCGTCGGACGGGTCTAA
- the rplN gene encoding 50S ribosomal protein L14 — translation MIQLRTVLNVADNSGAKKIMCIQVVGGSRRRWGDVGDVIVASVKEAIPNSNIPKGKVVKAVIVRTKKEHRRVDGSYVRFDDNAAVIIDNNGDPRGTRIFGPVARELRARKYMRILSLAPEVV, via the coding sequence ATGATCCAGCTTCGTACCGTCCTCAACGTGGCGGACAACTCTGGAGCCAAGAAGATCATGTGCATCCAGGTCGTGGGCGGAAGCCGTCGCCGTTGGGGCGATGTCGGCGACGTCATAGTAGCCTCCGTCAAGGAAGCCATTCCCAACAGCAACATCCCCAAGGGGAAGGTGGTCAAGGCGGTCATAGTCAGAACAAAGAAGGAACATCGCCGTGTCGACGGATCCTACGTTCGCTTCGACGACAATGCCGCAGTGATCATCGACAACAACGGGGACCCCAGAGGAACCCGTATCTTTGGCCCTGTGGCCAGGGAACTTCGGGCCAGGAAATACATGAGAATTCTCTCTCTGGCTCCCGAGGTAGTGTAA
- the rplR gene encoding 50S ribosomal protein L18 has protein sequence MIKIKGRNRMRVVRHLRLRRKLKGTSERPRMSVFRSLNEIYVQVIDDTVGRTLTSASTLDKALKAELQVHGTVDAAKAVGELVARRALDKGISEVVFDRGGHMYHGRVKALAEAAREAGLKL, from the coding sequence ATGATCAAGATAAAAGGCAGAAACAGGATGAGGGTCGTCCGTCATCTTCGGCTTCGTCGAAAGCTCAAAGGAACCTCCGAACGTCCCAGAATGTCGGTGTTCCGGAGCCTGAACGAAATCTACGTCCAGGTTATAGACGATACGGTGGGACGTACCCTGACATCGGCTTCCACCCTCGACAAGGCCCTCAAGGCAGAGCTCCAGGTCCACGGCACCGTGGACGCCGCTAAGGCGGTCGGTGAGCTCGTGGCTCGCAGAGCTCTGGACAAAGGGATCTCCGAGGTCGTCTTCGATCGGGGCGGTCATATGTATCACGGTCGCGTCAAGGCGCTGGCCGAGGCCGCTCGCGAGGCGGGCCTGAAGCTGTAA
- a CDS encoding DNA-directed RNA polymerase subunit alpha has product MGEKTIYQRKVLGSLEFMRPEIRVEECSATSARIVVGPLERGFGVTIGNALRRVLLSSIKGAAITSVRIDGVVHEFSTIPGVGEDVIELLLNLKHVPIRSYSPEVRVLRLEVEGERRVTAADFQPDSEIEFVDPDAYICTLAEGARLSLEVYIEQGVGYAPADRPKPAYLPMDSLLIDAIFTPIQRVKYEVQAERVGQRTDYERIVMDVDTNGVVKPDLAVAEAARLLRKYFTIVVEEIQKLHPSEHTDPEIVESQEISVVEEETENEQESEENTFLSRGVRDLELSIRSENCLLRGGIHTIGDLVSRGRDDLLKIRNLGKISLREIEEKLENLGFSLQDEKTGDTTDKEDESE; this is encoded by the coding sequence ATGGGAGAAAAGACGATTTATCAGCGAAAGGTGTTGGGATCATTGGAGTTTATGAGGCCTGAAATCCGAGTTGAGGAATGTTCGGCGACCAGTGCCAGGATCGTCGTCGGTCCCCTGGAGCGGGGGTTCGGCGTAACCATAGGTAACGCCCTCCGCAGGGTATTGTTGTCCTCCATCAAGGGGGCTGCCATCACCTCGGTGCGTATCGACGGCGTCGTCCATGAGTTCAGCACCATCCCTGGGGTCGGGGAGGACGTCATCGAGTTGCTGTTGAACCTTAAGCACGTTCCGATACGGTCTTACAGCCCTGAAGTCAGGGTGCTGAGACTCGAGGTCGAGGGAGAGCGGAGGGTAACAGCCGCCGATTTTCAACCCGACAGCGAGATCGAGTTTGTCGATCCCGACGCCTACATCTGCACCTTGGCAGAGGGAGCTCGTCTCTCACTGGAAGTCTATATCGAACAAGGAGTAGGTTATGCGCCTGCGGATAGGCCTAAACCGGCCTATCTGCCGATGGACTCTTTGTTGATAGACGCCATCTTCACCCCGATACAGAGGGTCAAGTACGAGGTCCAGGCAGAGAGGGTTGGCCAGAGGACTGACTACGAGAGGATCGTCATGGACGTCGACACCAACGGAGTGGTAAAGCCCGATTTGGCGGTAGCCGAGGCGGCTAGACTCCTGAGGAAATATTTCACCATAGTTGTGGAGGAAATCCAGAAGTTACACCCATCGGAGCATACTGATCCCGAGATCGTGGAGTCTCAGGAGATCTCTGTGGTAGAAGAAGAGACGGAAAACGAGCAGGAAAGCGAGGAGAATACCTTCCTTTCCAGAGGTGTTCGAGATCTCGAACTCTCCATCAGAAGCGAAAACTGCCTCCTGCGAGGGGGTATCCACACCATCGGCGACCTGGTGAGTCGCGGGAGGGACGATCTCCTTAAAATCCGTAATCTCGGAAAGATCTCCCTCAGAGAAATCGAGGAAAAGCTGGAGAACCTCGGTTTCTCGCTCCAGGACGAAAAAACTGGAGACACAACGGACAAGGAGGACGAGTCTGAATGA